In the Enterococcus saigonensis genome, one interval contains:
- the pflA gene encoding pyruvate formate-lyase-activating protein: MTVTGRIHSTESFGSVDGPGIRFIVFTQGCRMRCEFCHNPDTWKIGSGTERTADDVLEEALKYQEFWGEKGGITVSGGEPLLQIDFLIDLFKKAKAAGVHTTIDTCGQPFTREEPFFSKFNTLMTYTDLLLFDIKHIDNDAHKKLTKQANTPILEMAKYLSEIQKPVWIRHVLVPHRSDYDEYLIRLDSFIKTLENVDKVEILPYHTMGKYKWQNLGLRYPLKDIQPPTPQRVENAERLLHVADYKEYQRKKLALA; the protein is encoded by the coding sequence ATGACTGTGACAGGTCGTATTCATTCAACTGAAAGTTTTGGTTCCGTTGATGGACCAGGCATTCGTTTTATTGTTTTTACCCAAGGCTGTAGAATGCGGTGTGAATTTTGCCATAATCCCGATACTTGGAAAATAGGAAGTGGGACAGAGCGTACAGCAGACGATGTTTTAGAAGAAGCATTAAAGTATCAAGAATTTTGGGGTGAAAAAGGCGGGATCACTGTAAGCGGTGGGGAACCGTTGTTGCAAATTGATTTTCTTATTGATTTATTCAAAAAAGCAAAAGCTGCAGGGGTGCATACAACAATTGATACCTGTGGCCAACCGTTTACAAGAGAAGAACCTTTCTTTTCAAAATTCAATACCTTAATGACATACACCGATTTATTACTGTTTGATATTAAACATATCGACAATGATGCCCATAAAAAACTAACGAAACAAGCCAATACGCCTATTTTAGAGATGGCTAAGTATTTATCGGAAATACAAAAACCCGTATGGATTCGTCATGTTTTGGTTCCGCATCGTAGCGATTACGACGAATATCTGATACGCTTGGATAGTTTTATTAAGACCTTGGAAAATGTCGATAAGGTTGAAATTCTACCTTATCACACCATGGGCAAATACAAGTGGCAAAATTTAGGCCTGCGTTATCCTTTGAAAGATATTCAACCACCAACACCTCAAAGAGTAGAAAATGCAGAGCGATTACTACATGTTGCAGACTATAAAGAATATCAAAGAAAAAAATTAGCTTTGGCCTAA
- a CDS encoding CTP synthase, with product MTKYIFVTGGVVSSIGKGIVAASLGRLLKNRGLKVTIQKFDPYINVDPGTMSPYQHGEVFVTDDGAETDLDLGHYERFIDINLNKYSNVTTGKIYSEVLRKERKGEYLGATVQVIPHITNEIKEKIMRAAKLTDSDVIITEVGGTVGDIESLPFLEALRQMKADVGSDNVMYIHTTLIPYLKAAGEMKTKPTQHSVKELRGLGIQPNILVVRTELPVSQSTKNKLAQFCDVAPEAVIESRDVETLYSIPLALQAQKMDQIVCEHLKLDVPEADMTEWRALEEKVLNLKKTTRIALVGKYVELPDAYISVVEALKHAGFAFDSDIAIDWIQSADVNKENVAEVLKDADGILVPGGFGDRGVEGKIEAIRYARENDVPFLGICLGMQMACVEFARNVVGLKDANSAETDPDTPNNIIDLMADQENIENMGGTLRLGLYPCKLKKGTKTAAAYQNAEVVQERHRHRYEFNNKYREMFEAEGLIFSGVSPDNRLVEIVEIPDKKFFVGCQFHPELISRPTRPQQLIKAFVGAALENQ from the coding sequence ATGACAAAATATATTTTTGTAACCGGCGGCGTAGTGTCGTCGATTGGTAAAGGTATTGTGGCAGCATCACTAGGACGCTTATTGAAAAATCGTGGTTTAAAGGTAACGATTCAAAAATTTGATCCTTACATTAATGTCGATCCTGGTACGATGAGTCCTTACCAACATGGAGAAGTTTTTGTAACTGATGATGGGGCTGAAACAGATTTAGATCTGGGTCACTACGAACGTTTTATTGATATTAACTTAAACAAATACTCCAATGTTACTACGGGTAAAATCTATTCTGAAGTTTTACGCAAAGAACGTAAGGGAGAATACTTAGGAGCAACAGTTCAAGTTATTCCTCATATTACCAATGAAATTAAAGAAAAGATTATGCGCGCGGCAAAGTTAACTGATTCTGATGTTATTATTACAGAAGTCGGCGGGACCGTAGGCGATATCGAATCACTACCATTCCTAGAAGCGTTACGTCAAATGAAAGCTGATGTTGGCTCTGATAATGTGATGTACATTCACACTACTTTAATTCCATATTTAAAAGCAGCTGGAGAAATGAAAACAAAGCCAACCCAACATAGTGTAAAAGAACTACGTGGTTTAGGAATTCAACCAAATATTTTGGTTGTCCGGACTGAACTGCCTGTATCACAAAGTACAAAAAATAAATTGGCACAATTTTGTGACGTAGCACCAGAAGCAGTAATTGAATCTCGGGACGTCGAAACCTTGTATTCTATTCCATTAGCATTACAGGCACAAAAAATGGATCAAATTGTTTGTGAACACTTGAAATTAGATGTACCAGAAGCTGATATGACAGAATGGCGTGCATTAGAAGAGAAAGTTCTTAACTTGAAGAAAACAACGCGAATTGCTTTGGTTGGTAAGTATGTTGAATTACCAGATGCATATATTTCTGTAGTTGAAGCATTAAAACACGCCGGCTTTGCTTTTGATTCGGATATTGCCATTGATTGGATCCAATCGGCTGACGTAAATAAAGAGAATGTTGCAGAAGTATTAAAAGATGCCGATGGTATTTTGGTTCCTGGTGGTTTTGGTGATCGCGGGGTAGAAGGTAAGATTGAAGCGATTCGATATGCGCGGGAAAACGATGTGCCATTTTTAGGTATCTGTTTAGGTATGCAAATGGCATGTGTAGAATTTGCCCGTAATGTAGTTGGATTAAAAGATGCGAATTCAGCTGAAACGGATCCAGATACGCCGAATAACATTATTGATTTAATGGCAGATCAAGAAAATATAGAAAATATGGGAGGTACTTTGCGTTTAGGTTTATATCCATGTAAACTGAAAAAAGGAACAAAAACAGCAGCGGCATATCAAAATGCAGAAGTTGTACAAGAACGCCATCGTCATCGGTATGAATTTAATAATAAATATCGTGAAATGTTTGAAGCAGAAGGCCTTATTTTCTCAGGCGTTTCGCCAGATAACCGATTAGTAGAAATCGTAGAAATACCAGACAAGAAGTTCTTTGTCGGCTGTCAATTTCACCCAGAATTAATTTCACGACCAACTCGTCCGCAACAATTAATTAAAGCGTTTGTTGGCGCAGCTTTAGAAAATCAATAA
- a CDS encoding class II fructose-bisphosphate aldolase has translation MPVVSAAEFLKAARKGGYAVGGYNTNNLEWTQAILEAAEAKKAPVLIQTSMGAAKYMGGYKLAVNMINDLVESMNITVPVAIHLDHGDYEAALACIEAGYTSVMFDGSHLPFEENLKLAKDVVAKAHAKGISVECEVGSIGGEEDGIIGAGELADIEECKQMVATGIDYLACGIGNIHGVYPENWQGLAFDHLQEIADAVGHDVPLVLHGGSGIPKEQIQKAISMGVSKVNVNTEFQLSFAKATREYIEAGKDKEGKGFDPRKLLAPGKAAIVKDAEEHIDWFGSANKA, from the coding sequence ATGCCAGTAGTATCAGCAGCAGAATTTCTAAAAGCAGCCCGTAAAGGTGGTTACGCTGTCGGCGGTTACAACACAAATAACTTAGAATGGACTCAAGCAATTTTGGAAGCAGCAGAAGCTAAAAAAGCCCCTGTTTTAATCCAAACTTCAATGGGTGCAGCAAAATACATGGGTGGTTACAAATTAGCTGTTAATATGATCAACGACTTAGTTGAATCAATGAATATTACAGTTCCAGTTGCAATTCACTTAGACCATGGTGACTATGAAGCTGCTTTAGCATGTATCGAAGCTGGCTATACTTCAGTTATGTTTGATGGTTCTCATTTACCATTTGAAGAAAACTTGAAATTAGCTAAAGACGTTGTGGCAAAAGCACACGCTAAAGGTATCTCAGTTGAATGTGAAGTTGGTTCAATTGGTGGGGAAGAAGACGGCATTATCGGTGCTGGCGAATTAGCTGACATTGAAGAATGTAAACAAATGGTTGCTACAGGTATTGACTACTTGGCATGTGGTATTGGTAACATCCACGGTGTTTACCCAGAAAACTGGCAAGGTCTTGCATTTGACCATTTACAAGAAATCGCAGATGCTGTTGGTCATGATGTACCATTAGTATTACACGGCGGTTCAGGTATTCCAAAAGAACAAATCCAAAAAGCTATCTCAATGGGTGTTTCTAAAGTTAACGTTAATACTGAATTCCAATTATCATTTGCTAAAGCAACTCGTGAATACATCGAAGCTGGCAAAGATAAAGAAGGTAAAGGCTTTGACCCTCGTAAATTATTAGCACCAGGTAAAGCTGCTATCGTTAAAGATGCTGAAGAACACATTGACTGGTTCGGTTCAGCTAACAAAGCTTAA
- a CDS encoding MerR family transcriptional regulator — MKKYLTVSEMANYAGVSRRTLIYYDQINLFKPAKIGANGYRYYGIEQYFELDVILLLKNLDVSLDEIDTFLKNRNVTAVLAGFKRQKEKVDEEINKLKRLRNSLDSYITRYTTLENFDLKSITYTYREAEYFVVSDIIENFDDIDVLQVYGRFYNSVDSSDLFSGYPIGFLVDGAAFYEENFHAAPYRALVKIPTERLAHYEKQRILQRPAGYYVSGFMKDEIHYINIFNNRFRNYLKDNNLVLNGYIWELLWQDEAASEKPEDQIFEVLIPVRPAN, encoded by the coding sequence ATGAAAAAATATTTAACTGTTAGTGAAATGGCAAATTATGCCGGTGTCAGCCGCCGAACGTTAATTTATTATGATCAAATAAACCTCTTCAAACCTGCAAAAATTGGTGCAAACGGTTATCGCTATTACGGTATTGAACAGTATTTTGAACTGGACGTTATCTTACTTTTGAAAAATCTTGATGTTTCACTTGATGAAATTGATACTTTTTTGAAAAATAGAAACGTTACTGCCGTTTTAGCTGGTTTCAAACGACAAAAAGAAAAAGTCGACGAGGAGATAAATAAACTTAAACGCCTTCGTAATTCCCTTGATAGTTATATTACACGCTATACTACCTTAGAAAATTTCGATTTAAAATCAATCACATATACCTACAGAGAAGCTGAGTATTTTGTCGTCTCAGATATTATCGAAAACTTTGATGACATTGATGTTCTGCAAGTCTATGGGCGCTTTTATAATTCTGTTGACAGCAGCGATCTTTTTAGTGGCTATCCAATTGGTTTTTTAGTAGACGGTGCTGCGTTTTATGAAGAAAATTTTCATGCTGCCCCTTATCGTGCCTTAGTTAAAATTCCAACTGAACGCTTAGCTCATTACGAGAAACAGCGCATCTTACAGCGACCAGCTGGTTATTATGTTTCTGGTTTTATGAAAGATGAAATTCATTATATTAATATTTTTAACAATCGCTTTCGTAATTACTTAAAAGATAATAATTTAGTTTTAAATGGCTATATTTGGGAATTACTTTGGCAAGATGAAGCAGCCTCGGAAAAACCTGAAGATCAGATTTTTGAAGTCCTAATTCCCGTTAGACCAGCTAATTAA
- a CDS encoding ABC transporter ATP-binding protein: protein MKLFKIFFKEYHKMFFVTFILMVAQAVGTLLIPYYVAEIIDEGILTQNQGAIWKNGLLMLAIALITGVVAIAASYYSAVLAGRFGYFLRKKLVAKTQKLSLADLDAFGTPTLLARTTSDITNIQQILMMVFQMIVPAPLICLASIVLTGMISWQFIWIPIASITLFSFVALLVIKKAIPLADVMQQRMDKMMQILGEFYTGVRVIRAFNKTKDEKKRTDQTFSSYAEVMIRVNKLFAALNPTVNLVMGLGMTAVLAFGGVFVMKGMVPIGSLTAISEYTVLSLWFLTMAAMVIVMIPKALASLERIGEVLAKKEEIRDGDIAEFVLADNKPIVSFKKVDFTYSGAQEPVLSDITFDIFKGVTAIVGGTGSGKSTIAKALLRFKDTAEGEILFGGVPIKNVTQEALRQKISYVPQKAFLFSGTIFDNFLFGNPEATKEQVAKAAEVAQAADFITSLPQKYEAQISQKGNNFSGGQKQRLSIARALIKPAALYFFDDSFSALDYQTDAKLRQALKTYLKDAAIVIVAQRLSTIKDADQIIVLDEGKIVGQGTHETLITTCSVYQEFAKSQGVEEKHEHKAG from the coding sequence ATGAAATTATTTAAAATCTTTTTTAAAGAGTATCACAAGATGTTCTTTGTCACCTTCATTTTAATGGTAGCACAAGCAGTTGGAACATTGTTGATTCCTTATTATGTCGCTGAAATTATTGATGAAGGTATTTTGACACAAAACCAAGGAGCAATTTGGAAAAACGGCCTGTTGATGTTAGCAATCGCCCTTATCACAGGAGTAGTTGCGATTGCCGCAAGTTATTACTCTGCTGTTTTAGCTGGTCGGTTTGGTTATTTTTTGAGAAAAAAATTAGTAGCTAAAACCCAGAAATTGTCCTTAGCAGATTTGGATGCATTTGGGACGCCAACACTTTTGGCCCGAACGACAAGTGATATTACCAATATTCAACAAATTTTAATGATGGTTTTTCAGATGATTGTGCCAGCACCCCTTATTTGTTTGGCGTCAATTGTTTTGACAGGGATGATTTCGTGGCAGTTTATTTGGATTCCCATTGCTTCGATTACTTTATTTTCATTTGTAGCATTGCTGGTTATTAAAAAAGCTATTCCTTTAGCAGATGTCATGCAGCAACGAATGGATAAAATGATGCAGATTTTGGGTGAATTTTATACCGGTGTGCGGGTGATTCGTGCGTTTAACAAAACAAAGGATGAGAAAAAAAGAACGGATCAAACTTTTAGCAGTTATGCAGAAGTAATGATTAGGGTTAATAAACTTTTCGCAGCGTTAAATCCAACGGTAAATTTAGTGATGGGTTTAGGTATGACCGCTGTTTTAGCTTTTGGTGGTGTTTTTGTGATGAAAGGTATGGTGCCAATCGGAAGTTTAACTGCAATTAGTGAATATACGGTTTTAAGTTTATGGTTTTTGACTATGGCTGCAATGGTAATTGTGATGATACCAAAAGCCTTAGCTTCTTTGGAACGGATTGGAGAAGTGTTAGCCAAAAAAGAAGAGATCAGGGATGGTGATATAGCCGAATTTGTGCTGGCAGATAATAAACCGATTGTTTCTTTTAAAAAGGTTGATTTCACATATAGTGGTGCACAAGAGCCTGTTTTATCTGATATCACCTTTGATATTTTTAAAGGCGTAACGGCAATTGTTGGTGGAACAGGCTCTGGTAAAAGTACAATTGCAAAAGCACTATTGCGCTTTAAAGATACGGCTGAAGGTGAAATCCTCTTTGGCGGGGTGCCGATTAAAAATGTCACTCAAGAAGCATTGCGACAAAAAATCAGTTATGTACCACAAAAAGCTTTTCTATTTAGTGGTACGATTTTTGATAATTTTCTTTTTGGAAATCCTGAGGCAACAAAAGAGCAAGTGGCTAAAGCTGCTGAAGTTGCCCAAGCTGCTGACTTTATCACTTCTTTACCACAAAAGTATGAGGCCCAAATTTCCCAAAAAGGAAACAACTTTTCTGGTGGACAAAAACAACGCCTAAGTATTGCACGGGCATTGATTAAACCAGCAGCACTATATTTCTTTGATGACAGTTTTTCGGCGCTGGATTATCAAACCGATGCTAAATTACGACAAGCTTTAAAAACGTATTTAAAAGATGCAGCAATTGTGATTGTAGCACAACGCCTTTCCACTATTAAGGATGCGGACCAAATTATCGTATTAGATGAAGGTAAAATTGTGGGTCAAGGTACACATGAGACGTTAATTACAACTTGCAGCGTTTATCAAGAATTTGCCAAATCCCAAGGAGTGGAGGAAAAACATGAGCACAAAGCAGGTTGA
- a CDS encoding ABC transporter ATP-binding protein yields the protein MSTKQVDIKDREMPQDFKKTGQRLFRLLLEQKRRFVVIVISAIFFATLMAITPLILGWGLDAIVALLRAGEITTANLRRVLWQPVLLLFLVWCGIALFSLLQEYTMASVAETLTLRLRKQLTQKLNHLPIKFFDQYKTGDILTRTTLDLDKVSEVLQVGLMQMISAILSIIIGVGLMIYLSPLLTFGIVIILLLSLALTNFLAQKNQDYFSENQTTIGYVGTKAEETYSGNLVIKAYNRQQQIESDLDKLNEAQFQAFKKAQFVSFAINPLIRLINQLGFVTSAVVGGLMVINGQLSIGLVQAYLQYVNQVSEPITQVSYVINSLQSAFAALERIFEILDLPCEKENELNATLPAQIRGKVSFKHVSFGYEKGKLLMEDVNFTVKPKQMVAIVGPTGAGKTTMINLLMRFYELSKGQIEVDGKNIRHFARGEIRQKFGMVLQDTWLFEGTVAANIAYGQPNASRTEIIAAAKAAQCHHFILTLPKGYDTIISTDGSQISQGQQQLLTIARAILANPQLLILDEATSSVDTRTEEMIQQAMDRLTAERTSFVIAHRLSTIKNADLILVMKDGAIIEQGSHASLMKKGDFYANLYNSQFAS from the coding sequence ATGAGCACAAAGCAGGTTGATATCAAAGATCGCGAAATGCCACAAGATTTCAAAAAAACGGGTCAGCGGCTATTTCGTTTATTATTAGAACAAAAGCGCCGTTTTGTAGTGATTGTTATTTCTGCCATTTTCTTTGCAACATTAATGGCAATTACACCTTTAATTTTAGGCTGGGGGCTAGATGCCATTGTTGCTTTATTACGTGCGGGTGAAATAACAACAGCCAATTTAAGACGGGTGTTGTGGCAGCCAGTCTTATTATTATTTTTAGTATGGTGTGGTATTGCGCTATTTTCTCTTTTGCAAGAATACACAATGGCAAGCGTAGCAGAAACATTAACATTACGCTTACGAAAACAATTGACACAAAAGTTGAATCATTTGCCGATCAAATTTTTTGACCAGTACAAAACAGGTGACATATTGACACGGACAACTCTTGATTTGGATAAAGTATCTGAAGTTTTACAAGTAGGACTGATGCAGATGATTTCAGCAATCTTATCCATTATCATCGGGGTAGGCTTAATGATTTATCTTAGTCCATTACTGACCTTTGGTATCGTTATCATTTTGTTGCTTAGTTTAGCGCTAACGAATTTTTTAGCCCAGAAAAATCAAGATTATTTTTCGGAAAATCAGACAACTATAGGTTATGTTGGAACAAAGGCCGAGGAAACATATTCAGGAAATTTGGTTATTAAAGCATATAACCGCCAGCAGCAAATAGAATCAGACTTAGACAAATTAAACGAAGCCCAATTTCAGGCTTTTAAAAAAGCTCAATTTGTCAGTTTTGCTATTAATCCCTTGATTCGACTAATTAACCAGCTTGGCTTTGTGACCAGTGCAGTTGTCGGTGGGCTAATGGTTATTAACGGTCAGTTATCAATCGGTTTAGTTCAAGCTTATTTACAATATGTAAATCAAGTATCAGAACCGATTACACAAGTATCCTATGTAATCAACAGTTTGCAAAGTGCCTTTGCCGCTTTGGAGCGAATCTTTGAAATTCTTGATTTACCTTGCGAAAAGGAAAATGAACTAAATGCTACCCTACCAGCCCAAATACGTGGAAAAGTAAGTTTCAAACACGTTTCTTTTGGCTATGAAAAAGGCAAATTGTTAATGGAAGATGTCAATTTCACTGTAAAACCAAAGCAAATGGTAGCTATTGTAGGACCAACTGGCGCAGGTAAAACGACCATGATTAATTTATTGATGCGTTTTTACGAATTAAGTAAAGGACAAATTGAAGTTGACGGTAAAAATATTCGTCATTTTGCAAGGGGCGAGATTCGCCAAAAGTTTGGTATGGTTTTGCAAGACACATGGCTCTTTGAAGGAACAGTGGCAGCTAATATTGCTTATGGACAACCAAATGCGAGTCGCACTGAAATTATTGCTGCGGCAAAAGCAGCGCAATGTCACCACTTTATTTTGACATTGCCAAAAGGTTATGACACGATAATTTCAACCGATGGCAGTCAAATCTCTCAAGGACAACAACAGCTCTTGACGATTGCGCGAGCAATTCTTGCCAATCCGCAACTGTTGATTTTGGACGAGGCAACTTCAAGCGTCGATACCCGTACCGAAGAGATGATTCAACAGGCAATGGACCGTTTAACGGCTGAGCGTACGAGTTTTGTGATTGCCCACCGCCTATCAACTATCAAAAATGCAGATTTGATTTTGGTGATGAAAGATGGAGCTATTATCGAGCAAGGTAGTCACGCTAGTCTAATGAAAAAAGGCGATTTTTACGCCAATCTTTATAATAGTCAGTTTGCAAGTTAA
- a CDS encoding MurR/RpiR family transcriptional regulator, with product MSFFGNIDFNVLSDTDQAIYHYMSSNADKIPYMRVRDIAQESHTSASSVMRLIRKLGYESFTEFRSQFSVQAAKSEGFEEALTILSRERFPRDIESKLNQIVEKIQYCENIIFFGIGASGSICEYAARRFASIGYNSYPLIDPTYPIMSKLQNTSDNILVTLSVSGMTNEVVEVANGFRNKDDFLTIAITSDINSTLGRMSDYVLDYHVDVRRVKKHEDLTSQIPCIFLIEQLAERLQRQEDEVHQK from the coding sequence ATGAGTTTTTTTGGCAACATTGATTTTAACGTACTATCTGATACAGATCAGGCAATTTACCATTATATGAGTAGCAATGCTGATAAAATTCCTTATATGCGGGTTCGAGATATCGCACAGGAATCCCATACTTCAGCATCTTCTGTTATGCGGCTGATTCGAAAGTTAGGCTATGAGAGTTTTACTGAATTTCGTAGTCAATTTAGTGTGCAAGCAGCTAAAAGTGAAGGTTTTGAAGAGGCATTGACTATTTTAAGTCGTGAGCGTTTTCCACGAGATATTGAAAGTAAGTTAAATCAAATCGTAGAGAAAATCCAATACTGTGAAAATATTATCTTTTTTGGAATTGGTGCTTCTGGATCAATTTGTGAATATGCTGCACGACGCTTTGCATCCATTGGATATAATAGCTATCCTTTAATTGATCCTACTTATCCTATTATGTCCAAATTACAAAATACCAGTGATAATATTTTAGTAACACTATCTGTTTCAGGAATGACAAATGAAGTCGTAGAAGTGGCCAATGGTTTTCGCAATAAAGATGATTTTTTAACAATTGCTATTACTTCGGATATCAACTCTACTCTGGGGCGGATGTCAGATTATGTTTTGGATTATCATGTCGATGTAAGGCGAGTAAAAAAACATGAAGATTTAACGAGCCAAATCCCTTGTATCTTCTTGATTGAGCAGTTGGCAGAACGTTTACAAAGGCAAGAGGATGAAGTACACCAAAAATAA
- a CDS encoding 6-phospho-beta-glucosidase — translation MANKFPKDFLWGGAVAAHQVEGAWNVDKKGVSTADVMTAGANGVAREITKGIIEGKNYPNHEAIDFYHHYKEDIALFKELGLKAFRTSINWTRIFPNGDEEKPNEAGLQFYDDLFDELLKNNIEPVITLSHFEIPYHLYEEYGGFTNKKLIDFFVHYAKTVMTRYKDKVKYWMTFNEINNQADGQHTLHTWTNSALLFEEGDNKEALTFQAGLNELIASAKVVKLGHEINPDFQIGCMMAYVPVYPYSCNPSDLMASVKVMDRRFFYSDIHARGIIPAYAQKYWEQKGYEIEITQEERQALKEGTVDYIGFSYYMSGAVTTLPDVAGDEITEFPEAKVILNPYVSASDWGWQIDPVGLRYTLNIVYERYNLPLFIVENGFGAYDKLEDGKIHDPYRIDYLQKHIDQMALAVNVDGVDLMGYTPWGVIDLVSFGSGEMEKRYGFIYVDKDNAGNGTLKRLKKDSFAWYQKLIQEN, via the coding sequence ATGGCAAATAAATTTCCAAAAGATTTTTTATGGGGTGGAGCAGTCGCTGCCCATCAAGTTGAAGGTGCTTGGAATGTTGATAAAAAAGGTGTTAGTACTGCTGATGTTATGACAGCTGGTGCAAACGGCGTAGCGCGAGAAATTACAAAAGGAATTATTGAAGGAAAAAATTATCCTAACCATGAAGCGATTGATTTTTATCATCACTATAAAGAAGATATTGCGCTATTCAAAGAGTTAGGTTTAAAGGCGTTTCGTACATCCATTAACTGGACGCGGATTTTTCCAAATGGGGATGAAGAAAAACCAAATGAAGCAGGGCTACAATTTTACGATGATTTATTTGATGAACTGTTAAAAAATAATATTGAACCGGTAATCACACTATCGCATTTTGAAATTCCGTATCACTTATACGAAGAATACGGTGGTTTTACGAATAAAAAGCTCATTGATTTTTTTGTTCACTATGCTAAAACCGTCATGACACGTTACAAAGACAAAGTGAAGTATTGGATGACCTTTAATGAAATCAACAATCAAGCAGATGGCCAACATACGCTACATACATGGACTAATTCAGCTTTATTATTCGAAGAAGGGGACAATAAAGAAGCCTTAACATTTCAAGCTGGCTTAAATGAACTAATTGCCAGCGCTAAAGTTGTCAAGTTGGGCCATGAAATTAATCCTGATTTTCAAATTGGCTGCATGATGGCTTATGTACCCGTTTATCCCTATTCATGTAATCCAAGTGATTTAATGGCTTCAGTGAAAGTGATGGATCGTCGTTTCTTTTATTCGGATATTCATGCTCGGGGGATTATTCCAGCTTATGCCCAAAAATATTGGGAACAAAAGGGGTATGAGATTGAAATCACACAAGAAGAACGGCAAGCGTTAAAAGAAGGGACCGTTGACTATATTGGCTTTAGCTATTATATGTCAGGTGCAGTTACCACGCTACCAGACGTAGCAGGCGATGAAATTACAGAATTTCCAGAAGCTAAAGTGATTTTAAATCCATATGTCTCAGCAAGTGATTGGGGTTGGCAAATTGATCCTGTCGGTTTACGCTACACATTAAATATCGTTTATGAACGATATAATCTGCCACTTTTTATTGTAGAAAATGGCTTTGGTGCGTACGATAAATTAGAAGATGGGAAGATTCATGATCCTTATCGTATTGATTATTTACAAAAACATATCGATCAAATGGCATTGGCAGTAAATGTGGATGGGGTAGATTTAATGGGGTATACGCCTTGGGGAGTAATTGATTTAGTCAGCTTTGGTTCAGGTGAAATGGAAAAACGTTATGGTTTTATTTATGTTGACAAAGACAATGCAGGCAATGGGACTTTGAAACGTTTGAAAAAAGATTCTTTTGCTTGGTATCAAAAGCTGATTCAAGAAAACTAG